A genomic region of Pseudomonas sp. KU43P contains the following coding sequences:
- a CDS encoding OmpP1/FadL family transporter, translated as MSTTSPVNLAKRLVPATLLCLSLHSNNVLAGGIFIYEAGQESNGLANAGSAALATDPSVLMSNPAGIALLPGTQISANAQVIFGDIGFSRGSNNQFDGNEGGNALQYLPGASLFISHQIDERSAIGFGMYGNFGLALDYDDDWTGRYFTQESAVIGVSFQPTFAYRFTDDLTLGIGPRMMLGYFRTEMAIDNSLLGLVDRPDGQLEYKDTDFGMGVNLGLMYQLDPRTRLGFAYTSKVKLEFEDSPHVSDINNPIINAALNRLAVDTLELDMNVPQTVTFSVAHQLDEQWTLLGSLGWQDWSDFGDIGVEVDANAADVSRTVDRKYKDTWHASVGAQYQMSKQLRWSFGVGYDSSAVDDKDRTVDNPMGEAWRFATGVNYQVEEGLDLHVAYTLVWLGDMDVEQTKARSGNSLSGSYDNAALHIIGGGVTWRF; from the coding sequence ATGAGCACGACATCTCCAGTCAACCTTGCAAAAAGGTTGGTGCCCGCAACACTGCTTTGTTTGTCGCTCCACAGCAACAATGTGCTGGCCGGCGGCATCTTCATATATGAGGCCGGACAGGAAAGCAACGGCTTGGCCAACGCCGGCTCGGCGGCGCTAGCGACAGATCCCAGTGTGCTGATGAGTAACCCCGCCGGCATCGCGCTGCTACCTGGCACGCAGATCAGCGCCAATGCACAGGTGATCTTCGGAGACATTGGCTTCTCCCGTGGCAGTAACAACCAGTTTGATGGCAACGAGGGCGGCAACGCCTTGCAGTATTTGCCGGGGGCCAGCCTTTTCATCAGCCATCAAATCGACGAGCGCTCGGCCATCGGTTTCGGCATGTACGGGAACTTCGGCCTGGCCCTGGATTATGACGATGACTGGACTGGGCGCTATTTTACCCAGGAGTCAGCAGTGATCGGAGTGTCATTCCAACCAACATTTGCCTACAGGTTTACCGACGATCTCACTCTAGGCATCGGCCCGCGCATGATGCTTGGTTATTTCCGTACCGAGATGGCCATCGATAACAGCCTGTTGGGGCTGGTTGACCGCCCAGACGGCCAGCTTGAGTACAAGGACACCGACTTCGGCATGGGCGTGAACTTGGGCCTGATGTACCAGCTTGATCCGCGCACGCGCCTGGGCTTCGCCTATACCAGCAAGGTGAAGTTGGAGTTCGAGGACAGCCCGCACGTCAGCGACATCAACAACCCGATCATCAACGCTGCACTGAACCGCCTGGCCGTGGATACCCTGGAACTGGACATGAATGTTCCGCAGACGGTGACTTTCAGCGTGGCCCACCAACTCGATGAGCAGTGGACCCTGCTGGGCAGTCTGGGTTGGCAGGATTGGAGCGACTTCGGCGATATCGGCGTGGAAGTGGACGCCAACGCCGCAGACGTCAGCCGCACGGTCGACCGCAAATACAAGGACACCTGGCATGCCTCGGTCGGTGCTCAGTACCAGATGAGCAAACAACTGCGCTGGAGCTTCGGCGTGGGCTACGACAGTTCGGCTGTCGATGACAAGGATCGTACTGTCGACAACCCGATGGGGGAAGCCTGGCGCTTCGCGACCGGGGTGAACTACCAGGTCGAGGAAGGCTTGGATTTGCATGTGGCCTACACCTTGGTCTGGCTCGGCGACATGGACGTAGAGCAGACCAAAGCGCGCTCCGGCAACTCCCTGTCGGGCAGTTATGACAATGCCGCCCTGCACATCATTGGCGGCGGAGTGACATGGCGCTTCTGA
- a CDS encoding alkyl/aryl-sulfatase, with the protein MTLFAKPFGTYGRSVSAGRLWKLSSTFFLASAIAIASQAWAEEKAKPATDATKAANDALLKELPFNDKTSFELAHKGFIAPLPAEPIKGPSGNMIWDPAKYGFIKEGTTAPASTNPSLWRQSQLINISGLFEVTDGLYQVRNYDLSNMTIVEGKEGITIMDPLISSETAKAALELYYKHRPKKPVVAVIYTHSHVDHYGGVRGVINEDDVKAGKVKIYAPKGFLEHAVAENVMAGTAMSRRASYMYGNLLPPNETGQLGAGLGTTTSAGTVTLIPPTDIIEKTGEKHVIDGLTYEFLYAPGSEAPAEMLFYIKEKKALNTAEDSTHTLHNTYSLRGAKIREPLPWSKYLNETLKLWGDDVQVMYAMHHWPVWGNKEVKDQLSSQRDMYRYINDETLRLANKGYTMTEIAEQVKLPPSIANRFSNRGYYGSLNHNVKATYVLHLGWFIGNPATLWELPPDEQAKRYVDMMGGADAVLKKAKEYYDKGDYRWVAEVVNHVVFADPSNQAAKNLQADTLEQLGYQAESGPWRNFYLTGAQELRNGVQKLPTPDTASPDTVKAMDLDLFFDFLAMRLKGPEVGDKHITLNLDFTDLKQKYTLEMVNGVLNHTEGMQAKDADATITLTRDTLNNIMLKQTTLKDAVSKGDVKVNGNEGKLEELMSYMDNFDFWFPIVTP; encoded by the coding sequence ATGACATTATTCGCGAAACCGTTCGGCACCTACGGCCGCTCTGTGTCGGCGGGCAGACTCTGGAAACTCAGTTCGACTTTCTTCCTGGCGAGCGCCATTGCCATTGCTTCGCAGGCGTGGGCGGAAGAAAAGGCCAAACCAGCCACAGATGCAACGAAGGCGGCTAACGACGCGCTTCTAAAGGAACTGCCATTTAACGACAAGACTTCCTTCGAGCTGGCCCACAAGGGCTTTATCGCTCCTTTGCCTGCGGAGCCGATCAAGGGCCCCTCCGGCAACATGATCTGGGACCCGGCTAAGTATGGTTTCATTAAGGAAGGTACAACAGCACCGGCCTCCACCAACCCGAGCCTGTGGCGGCAGTCGCAGCTGATCAACATTTCCGGCCTGTTCGAGGTAACCGACGGTCTTTACCAGGTGCGAAACTACGACCTGTCAAACATGACCATCGTCGAGGGCAAGGAAGGCATCACCATCATGGACCCGCTGATCTCCTCGGAAACCGCCAAGGCGGCCCTGGAGTTGTACTACAAGCATCGGCCGAAGAAGCCGGTGGTCGCGGTGATCTACACCCACAGCCACGTCGACCATTATGGCGGGGTGCGCGGCGTGATCAATGAGGACGACGTCAAAGCCGGCAAGGTCAAGATCTACGCTCCCAAAGGCTTCCTCGAACATGCCGTGGCCGAGAACGTCATGGCCGGTACCGCGATGAGCCGTCGTGCCAGCTACATGTACGGCAACCTGCTGCCGCCAAATGAAACCGGTCAGCTGGGTGCAGGCTTGGGGACCACCACCTCCGCCGGTACCGTGACCCTGATCCCGCCGACCGACATCATCGAGAAAACCGGTGAGAAGCACGTGATCGACGGTCTGACATACGAGTTCCTCTACGCGCCAGGCAGCGAGGCGCCGGCGGAGATGCTCTTTTACATCAAGGAGAAAAAGGCTCTCAACACCGCCGAAGACTCTACCCATACACTGCACAACACTTACTCGCTGCGCGGCGCGAAGATTCGCGAACCGCTGCCGTGGTCCAAGTACCTCAACGAAACCTTGAAGCTGTGGGGGGATGACGTACAGGTGATGTACGCCATGCACCACTGGCCGGTCTGGGGCAACAAGGAAGTAAAAGATCAGCTGTCGTCCCAGCGCGACATGTACCGCTACATCAACGACGAGACCTTGCGTCTGGCGAACAAGGGCTACACCATGACCGAGATCGCCGAGCAGGTGAAGCTGCCTCCGTCGATCGCCAACCGCTTCTCCAACCGTGGTTACTACGGCTCGCTGAACCACAACGTCAAAGCCACCTATGTATTGCACTTGGGCTGGTTCATCGGCAACCCTGCCACCTTGTGGGAGCTGCCGCCGGATGAGCAAGCCAAGCGCTACGTCGACATGATGGGCGGTGCCGACGCAGTGCTGAAAAAGGCCAAGGAGTACTACGACAAGGGTGACTATCGCTGGGTGGCCGAGGTGGTCAACCACGTGGTGTTCGCCGACCCAAGCAACCAGGCAGCGAAGAACCTGCAAGCTGACACGCTGGAGCAATTGGGTTACCAGGCCGAGAGCGGCCCGTGGCGCAACTTCTACCTGACCGGTGCCCAGGAGCTGCGTAACGGCGTGCAGAAATTGCCAACCCCGGACACCGCCAGCCCCGACACCGTCAAGGCAATGGACCTAGACCTGTTCTTCGACTTCCTGGCCATGCGCCTGAAAGGGCCTGAGGTGGGCGACAAGCACATCACCCTGAACCTGGACTTCACCGACCTGAAGCAGAAGTACACGCTGGAGATGGTCAACGGTGTACTCAATCACACCGAAGGCATGCAAGCCAAAGACGCCGACGCGACCATTACTCTGACCCGCGACACCTTGAACAACATCATGCTCAAGCAGACCACGCTGAAAGACGCGGTCAGCAAAGGCGACGTGAAGGTCAACGGCAACGAGGGCAAGCTTGAGGAGTTGATGAGCTACATGGACAACTTCGACTTCTGGTTCCCGATAGTCACACCTTGA
- a CDS encoding glycine zipper domain-containing protein, giving the protein MRRSLCVVALSLFVSLYVFADETTNTAIGGGLGGALGSVAGQAVGGSTGAAIGAGIGGAAGGAMTAKHGNKTESAIGGGLGAVGGQVIGNSVGGSTGGLIGAGLGGAAGGAVGNSLANDDGHRHKHNHKNKHGH; this is encoded by the coding sequence ATGCGTAGATCATTGTGTGTCGTTGCGTTGAGTCTTTTTGTATCTCTTTATGTATTCGCCGATGAAACAACTAATACGGCTATTGGGGGAGGGCTTGGCGGCGCCCTCGGAAGTGTTGCAGGCCAGGCCGTAGGTGGCAGCACAGGTGCCGCAATCGGCGCAGGTATCGGTGGTGCAGCCGGCGGTGCAATGACGGCCAAACACGGCAACAAGACAGAGTCAGCTATTGGAGGAGGGCTTGGGGCTGTGGGCGGTCAAGTAATTGGCAACAGCGTTGGTGGTTCTACCGGTGGCTTGATCGGCGCAGGACTGGGAGGTGCGGCGGGAGGTGCAGTTGGCAACAGTTTGGCCAACGATGATGGACATCGCCACAAACACAATCATAAAAATAAGCATGGGCACTAG
- a CDS encoding RraA family protein → MFINVSDESITVNATWERADLTLIEEISHYPVALIGDVLHRMGMMASAIRHTAGKSTFFGTILPLNTREGDNLAIHRALDEAQPGDVLVINGNSEVNRSVFGDLLGEICLAKQVAAVVIDGAVRDIEELDSMGLPIYARAVNPAGPSKWGPGQVGVPVACGNVVCYPGDAIIGDRDGIIVVARSLLPNLAERVKLQDGYENSFREKVRASVR, encoded by the coding sequence ATGTTCATCAATGTGTCCGATGAGTCGATCACCGTTAATGCCACCTGGGAGCGAGCTGACTTGACGTTGATCGAGGAAATCTCGCATTACCCGGTGGCACTCATCGGCGACGTACTCCACCGCATGGGCATGATGGCTTCGGCTATTCGCCACACCGCCGGTAAATCTACGTTCTTCGGCACCATCTTGCCGCTGAACACTCGCGAGGGTGACAATCTCGCTATCCATCGTGCGTTGGACGAGGCACAGCCAGGGGATGTACTGGTCATCAACGGCAACAGCGAAGTGAACCGCTCAGTGTTCGGTGATTTGCTCGGTGAGATCTGCCTAGCCAAGCAGGTTGCAGCGGTCGTCATCGATGGCGCGGTACGTGACATTGAAGAACTCGACAGCATGGGGCTGCCTATCTACGCCCGTGCAGTAAACCCAGCAGGCCCCTCAAAATGGGGCCCAGGCCAGGTCGGCGTTCCAGTCGCCTGCGGTAATGTCGTTTGCTATCCAGGTGATGCCATTATCGGTGACCGGGATGGCATCATCGTAGTTGCTCGCAGCCTCCTGCCAAACTTGGCCGAGAGGGTGAAGCTCCAGGACGGCTACGAAAACAGCTTCCGCGAAAAAGTACGGGCAAGCGTACGCTAA
- a CDS encoding hydroxyacid dehydrogenase, which produces MPLIYVTSPIHETILSRLSDVGEVRLGYGPNAVGYEEIRNQVAAVFLRGGHISAEMIAASPKLRIVARHGAGYDNVDYKAAADHGVWVTNTPGANQRSVIEHVFALLLSLCRKLPLASEQTRNRVWAEDRLSLTGIELEGRTLGLVGFGNIGSSVAPVAEAFGMKVIFTDPAIDPSSDSRWVDFDTLLSTADVVSLHVPLLETTRNLIGAPEFARMKDGAMLINTSRGGVVDEQALVDALKSGKLAGAGADVLAAENIDMIKPFDHTTPDIANTPNLIVTAHVAGQTDESLMRVGMSALEAIAAVLKGEAPAHPVNQPVPKSFS; this is translated from the coding sequence ATGCCTCTCATTTACGTCACCAGCCCCATTCACGAAACAATCCTCAGCCGACTTTCGGATGTCGGGGAAGTGCGTCTCGGCTACGGCCCTAATGCCGTTGGGTATGAAGAAATCCGTAATCAGGTGGCTGCCGTGTTTTTGCGTGGCGGCCACATCAGCGCTGAAATGATCGCTGCCTCGCCCAAGCTGCGGATTGTTGCTCGCCATGGCGCCGGCTATGACAACGTCGATTACAAAGCAGCCGCCGACCACGGGGTTTGGGTCACGAACACTCCAGGTGCAAACCAGCGCAGCGTGATTGAGCATGTCTTCGCGTTGCTCTTGTCGCTGTGCCGCAAGCTGCCGCTGGCATCCGAACAAACCCGCAATCGGGTCTGGGCAGAAGACCGCCTTTCGCTGACCGGTATCGAACTCGAAGGACGCACTTTGGGCCTGGTGGGGTTCGGCAACATAGGCTCCAGCGTTGCACCTGTTGCTGAAGCCTTCGGCATGAAAGTGATATTTACCGACCCCGCCATCGACCCGAGCTCAGACAGCCGCTGGGTAGACTTCGACACCCTCCTGTCTACGGCTGATGTCGTGAGCCTGCATGTCCCTCTGCTGGAAACCACTCGCAACCTGATCGGAGCACCTGAGTTCGCCAGGATGAAAGACGGCGCAATGCTGATTAACACCAGTCGTGGTGGTGTTGTCGACGAGCAAGCACTGGTCGACGCCCTCAAGAGCGGAAAGCTGGCTGGCGCGGGGGCTGATGTACTCGCTGCCGAGAACATCGACATGATCAAGCCGTTCGACCATACCACGCCGGACATCGCGAACACGCCCAACCTGATCGTCACTGCCCACGTCGCCGGCCAGACCGATGAATCGTTGATGCGCGTAGGCATGAGCGCACTGGAGGCCATAGCCGCCGTACTCAAGGGCGAAGCACCTGCTCACCCAGTCAACCAGCCTGTGCCGAAATCGTTCAGCTAA
- a CDS encoding MFS transporter produces the protein MNNNNTLTESVAMPEPGIERKTKAKKATAAAVFGTFVEYYDFSIYGYLAATLALVFFPSDDPTTGLLNTFLVFGSAFLVRPIGAVAFGWLGDKVGRRASLIASITLMGAAATLIGLLPGYAQIGVWAPILLVALRMLQGFSAGGEIGGAASYIREWAPANRRSLYISFLPSIAQFGKGLAAAIAGLAAAWLTDPQMADWGWRIPFLLALPLGIIGLWMRLGIEDSPEFESKKAEENKEHSAPFAELVRDYMRPLTKVMMISLVQNIGTYIGTVFIAAYFSSILGYSKGQASTIVLVAVSFAALMIPLAGHLGSIIGSKAVLRLAYLGYAVLSVPSFLLMQQGQVSMAMAGLALGMIPYALCLAGTYSVMPEFFPTHVRHTGVAFGHSVGAVIGGGIGPFMATWLIGATGNQTAPAFILSGAGVLGLIVLWTVRSQAAADDKKHQFA, from the coding sequence ATGAATAACAACAATACGTTGACGGAGTCCGTCGCTATGCCTGAGCCTGGAATCGAACGCAAGACCAAAGCCAAGAAGGCTACCGCTGCTGCGGTATTCGGGACGTTCGTTGAGTATTACGACTTCAGCATCTACGGATACCTTGCTGCCACCCTTGCCTTGGTCTTCTTCCCATCAGACGACCCGACAACAGGCCTGCTCAATACCTTCCTGGTTTTCGGCTCTGCATTCCTCGTCCGCCCGATTGGCGCTGTAGCGTTCGGTTGGCTGGGGGACAAGGTAGGACGCCGCGCTAGCCTGATCGCGAGCATCACCCTGATGGGGGCTGCTGCGACACTCATCGGCCTGCTGCCTGGCTATGCGCAAATCGGCGTCTGGGCCCCCATCCTCCTCGTTGCACTTCGCATGCTGCAGGGCTTCTCTGCCGGCGGGGAAATTGGCGGTGCGGCTAGCTACATCCGTGAGTGGGCTCCAGCCAATCGTCGCTCGCTATACATCTCTTTCCTGCCGTCGATTGCTCAGTTTGGTAAAGGTCTTGCCGCAGCCATCGCCGGCCTTGCAGCTGCATGGCTGACCGACCCACAGATGGCTGATTGGGGTTGGCGTATTCCGTTCCTGTTGGCACTGCCGCTGGGCATCATCGGCCTGTGGATGCGCCTGGGCATCGAAGACAGCCCGGAATTCGAATCGAAAAAAGCCGAGGAGAACAAAGAACACAGCGCACCTTTCGCTGAGCTCGTGCGCGACTACATGCGCCCGCTCACTAAGGTCATGATGATCTCCCTAGTGCAGAACATCGGCACCTACATCGGCACCGTTTTCATCGCTGCGTACTTCAGCTCAATCCTCGGCTACTCGAAGGGACAGGCTTCCACTATCGTTCTGGTGGCTGTCAGCTTTGCAGCCCTGATGATTCCGTTAGCAGGTCACCTCGGGTCGATCATTGGCAGTAAAGCCGTGCTCCGCCTAGCTTATCTCGGCTACGCCGTTCTTTCCGTTCCATCGTTCCTGCTGATGCAGCAAGGCCAGGTAAGCATGGCCATGGCCGGTCTGGCCTTGGGAATGATTCCTTACGCGCTTTGCCTGGCCGGCACCTACTCGGTCATGCCTGAGTTCTTCCCTACCCACGTTCGCCACACCGGGGTCGCCTTTGGCCACAGCGTCGGTGCCGTTATCGGCGGCGGCATTGGGCCTTTCATGGCGACCTGGCTGATCGGCGCCACCGGCAACCAGACGGCTCCCGCTTTCATCCTGAGCGGTGCCGGAGTTCTGGGCCTGATCGTGCTGTGGACTGTCCGCAGCCAAGCAGCTGCCGACGACAAAAAACATCAATTCGCCTGA
- a CDS encoding IclR family transcriptional regulator C-terminal domain-containing protein encodes MIALRLETGTKWSLLDAQQADQMPIAPSQILASKAPAATSSHGRLIEVMDALVRRADGDAWGVRELAHDLGESRSTVNRILVALVDRNFAVEEGVGKYRVGPRFRVLMHALNNRSALVNTARHLLDGLAESAKQAALLSVYAPHLNGYYVLHCGEAPATLFFRPKSGNPFPLEFGDIGRGFSEFLRKHPSPDDIPPRQTPIEPPQSISESEFPSAVSMVVRRLAPGLVISVSLHDLGGLDAKVRHAARAKLDEVADRLSQAVGVSDSFGREVVSDGDSAIVARLEGLLQLVCAEPNGYKCRLGMAAQLQCNAATAKKIIESATLERLIHIDGQVIYPAARLHQWAALLSNETYSPVKLCKSIVDSLVKETGETIAYLSFDGTTSKAQFLDVTQGWRPIQYKLETGVDVPLYAGGAGKAVLAHLPADFAEGLKLEKLTDATITSHSKLRADLQSIRERGWSVGDGERVLGAFGIGVPIFIDGQIAGSISATIPQYRKEDCDVPSLIENMKQASRRIGHLLSLGGMGRVGP; translated from the coding sequence GTGATTGCCCTGCGGCTCGAAACCGGCACAAAATGGAGCCTTCTTGATGCTCAGCAAGCTGATCAAATGCCTATCGCGCCCTCTCAAATTCTGGCTTCCAAAGCCCCTGCAGCCACATCCAGCCACGGTCGATTGATTGAGGTAATGGATGCTTTGGTCAGACGAGCGGATGGAGACGCGTGGGGCGTAAGAGAGCTAGCCCACGATCTTGGAGAGAGCAGAAGTACCGTCAACCGCATCTTGGTGGCCTTGGTTGACCGAAATTTTGCGGTTGAAGAGGGGGTTGGAAAGTATCGAGTGGGCCCGCGCTTCAGGGTACTGATGCACGCCTTGAATAATCGCAGTGCTTTGGTGAATACAGCTCGGCATCTCCTCGATGGCTTGGCGGAGAGTGCAAAGCAAGCAGCCTTACTGTCGGTCTATGCGCCGCATTTGAACGGCTACTACGTTCTTCACTGTGGTGAAGCCCCGGCCACCTTGTTCTTCAGACCGAAGAGCGGAAATCCCTTCCCCTTGGAGTTCGGAGATATCGGTAGAGGGTTCAGTGAGTTCCTTCGAAAGCATCCGTCGCCGGATGACATCCCACCTCGCCAAACACCGATCGAACCACCCCAAAGCATCTCGGAGTCCGAGTTTCCCTCAGCGGTCTCCATGGTGGTGAGGAGGTTGGCACCGGGGCTGGTGATTTCGGTATCGCTTCACGATCTTGGGGGCCTTGATGCCAAGGTACGACATGCCGCCCGGGCCAAACTTGATGAGGTTGCTGATCGGTTATCACAGGCAGTAGGCGTGTCGGATAGCTTCGGTCGTGAGGTAGTCAGCGATGGAGACAGTGCTATTGTTGCCCGGCTTGAGGGGCTGCTGCAGTTGGTGTGCGCGGAGCCCAATGGGTACAAATGCAGATTGGGCATGGCCGCCCAGTTGCAATGCAATGCGGCAACTGCCAAGAAAATTATTGAATCTGCCACCCTTGAACGTTTGATCCATATCGACGGGCAGGTGATTTACCCGGCTGCCCGGCTACACCAGTGGGCTGCACTACTCAGCAATGAAACCTACTCTCCGGTGAAGCTCTGCAAGTCCATAGTCGATTCTCTGGTGAAGGAAACGGGAGAAACAATCGCGTATCTCTCGTTTGACGGAACTACCTCCAAAGCCCAGTTCCTTGATGTTACTCAAGGCTGGAGGCCTATCCAGTACAAACTGGAAACTGGGGTTGATGTCCCGCTGTATGCCGGTGGCGCCGGTAAGGCTGTGCTGGCCCACTTGCCAGCAGATTTTGCTGAGGGCTTGAAACTGGAGAAACTCACCGATGCGACAATCACTTCGCACTCCAAGCTTCGGGCTGACCTTCAGTCGATCAGAGAGCGAGGATGGTCGGTGGGTGATGGTGAACGGGTTCTAGGCGCCTTTGGTATCGGCGTTCCGATTTTCATCGATGGGCAGATTGCTGGCTCAATCTCTGCGACGATACCGCAGTACCGCAAGGAAGACTGTGACGTACCTTCCCTGATAGAGAACATGAAGCAGGCCTCAAGGCGCATAGGTCACCTGCTTTCTCTGGGAGGAATGGGGCGCGTTGGCCCCTGA